The sequence GATTAGGAGATTTTGGTTTTTTCATAAGCTCATACATTGACAACAATGTCAAATAATCTTCACAGATgtaaaaaatcatttgaaattattttaaacattaatactaATGAAATAGAAGAAAACATCAATACTTCAAAAACACAATAGCAAAATTATGATGGACGGAAGATGTTTAATGTCTTATCTCTGGACATATTATTAACAATTTCAGCATTGCTCATCCAGAAGGAGAAAGAGATAGAAGAGTTAAAGTCCAAAGTGGCTGAGGTGATGGCTGTTATGCCACCAACTTTGACTTATGCAGTAGTTAGTCTGGAATCAGATATGGTGTCCTCCTCCATGCTGTACTCTCCCAAGTTCATGTCAGAGGATAAAGGCACCACATCTTTACTTGACCCTAATGCTTCCATTTATACCCCAAACATTGGTTCCTCGGAAATGTAAACAGTTGGCAGTGCTTTTAGCAAAACTTCTTttcctatttttttctttttgagccAATATAAGAGGAAGCCAATattttcagatataatttttttttttt comes from Tachypleus tridentatus isolate NWPU-2018 chromosome 12, ASM421037v1, whole genome shotgun sequence and encodes:
- the LOC143235136 gene encoding macoilin-1-like isoform X2, producing MSALSVMQDKNIHLENSLSAETCIKLDLFCALGEAKRQVEVTQSLLIQKEKEIEELKSKVAEVMAVMPPTLTYAVVSLESDMVSSSMLYSPKFMSEDKGTTSLLDPNASIYTPNIGSSEM
- the LOC143235136 gene encoding macoilin-1-like isoform X1, with the translated sequence MKMKLQQVSLQQYKDNQNDTEVLMSALSVMQDKNIHLENSLSAETCIKLDLFCALGEAKRQVEVTQSLLIQKEKEIEELKSKVAEVMAVMPPTLTYAVVSLESDMVSSSMLYSPKFMSEDKGTTSLLDPNASIYTPNIGSSEM